One Pseudomonas entomophila genomic window carries:
- a CDS encoding RidA family protein, producing MPFKHALLGLGVLFASVGQAAEIERIPSTYPNSPILQAATLPPGTALTFVSGILPDPADPKAAKDELRAGGDTEAQTIAVLRKVEAALAPRGLGLGDVVQLRVYLVGDPRLQGRMDFEGLQRGFRQFFGSDSQPLKPTRTTVQVAGLVLPGALIEVEAVAAKAR from the coding sequence ATGCCTTTCAAACATGCCCTTCTGGGGTTGGGGGTGCTTTTCGCCAGCGTCGGCCAGGCGGCCGAGATCGAGCGCATTCCCTCGACCTATCCCAACTCGCCGATTCTCCAGGCGGCAACCTTGCCACCCGGCACGGCGCTGACCTTCGTTTCCGGGATCCTGCCGGACCCGGCCGACCCCAAGGCGGCCAAGGATGAGCTACGAGCGGGTGGCGACACCGAGGCGCAGACCATCGCGGTACTGCGCAAGGTCGAGGCGGCCCTGGCCCCTCGTGGCCTGGGCCTGGGCGATGTGGTGCAACTGCGGGTGTACCTGGTGGGCGACCCACGCCTGCAGGGGCGGATGGACTTCGAGGGCCTGCAACGGGGCTTCCGGCAGTTCTTTGGTAGCGACAGCCAGCCATTGAAGCCGACCCGGACCACCGTCCAGGTCGCCGGGCTGGTGTTGCCCGGCGCGCTGATCGAGGTCGAGGCGGTCGCCGCCAAGGCCCGCTGA
- a CDS encoding LLM class flavin-dependent oxidoreductase — MARRDGRLRLGAFLSGAGAHAGSWRHPRADADASLNFERYRQYAQTLERGRFDALFLNDNVAVGELDPRVLRSSGYSLRWDPLTLLPALAVTTRHIGLIATANTSFNEPYNIARTFASLDHLSNGRAGWNLVTALIGGENFNYATHLPHAERYARAEEFFEVVTGLWDSWADDAFPLDKASGTFLDPTRMRVLDHQGEYFRVRGPLNAPRPLQGWPVIAQAGSSEAGRALAARSAELVFTAQQTLAEGRAFYEDIHQRLALAGRPTQALKVFPGLAPVVGLTVSEAQEKAEQLQALVDPEAALKALSFLLDIGIDLARLPPDAPVVLPDPVPLTERHKSRQQLVVDLIRRESPTAGQLLRKLGAGGHRLLVGTPRQIVEEMACWFEEGAADGFNLLFTHLPGGLDDFVEWVIPELQRLGLFRREYEGRTLRENLELSYVANRFFP; from the coding sequence ATGGCGAGGCGTGATGGCCGCTTACGCCTGGGCGCCTTCCTCTCCGGCGCCGGCGCCCATGCCGGTAGCTGGCGGCACCCGCGGGCCGACGCCGATGCCTCGCTCAACTTCGAGCGCTATCGACAGTATGCGCAAACCCTGGAACGAGGGCGCTTCGACGCCCTGTTCCTCAACGACAACGTGGCGGTCGGCGAGCTGGATCCGCGTGTGCTTCGCAGCAGTGGCTACAGCCTGCGCTGGGACCCGCTGACCCTGCTGCCGGCACTGGCGGTGACGACCCGTCATATCGGCCTGATCGCCACCGCCAACACCAGCTTCAACGAGCCCTACAACATTGCCCGCACGTTCGCTTCGCTGGATCACCTGTCCAATGGCCGTGCCGGCTGGAACCTGGTGACGGCGCTGATCGGCGGTGAGAACTTCAACTACGCCACGCACCTGCCCCATGCCGAACGCTATGCCCGCGCCGAGGAGTTCTTCGAGGTGGTGACCGGGCTCTGGGACAGTTGGGCGGACGATGCCTTCCCGCTGGACAAGGCCTCGGGCACCTTCCTCGATCCCACGCGCATGCGTGTGCTCGACCACCAGGGCGAGTACTTTCGCGTACGCGGCCCGCTGAATGCACCTCGGCCTCTGCAAGGCTGGCCGGTGATTGCCCAGGCGGGCTCTTCGGAGGCTGGCCGGGCGCTGGCGGCGCGCAGTGCCGAACTGGTGTTCACCGCCCAGCAGACATTGGCAGAGGGCAGGGCCTTCTACGAGGACATCCACCAGCGCCTGGCCCTGGCCGGTCGACCCACGCAAGCGCTCAAGGTGTTTCCCGGCCTCGCACCGGTGGTGGGGCTCACAGTCAGCGAGGCGCAGGAGAAGGCCGAGCAACTGCAGGCGTTGGTGGACCCGGAAGCGGCGCTCAAGGCGCTGTCGTTCCTGCTGGATATCGGTATCGACCTGGCGCGACTGCCGCCCGATGCCCCAGTCGTGTTGCCAGATCCGGTGCCATTGACGGAGCGTCACAAGAGCCGCCAGCAACTGGTGGTGGACTTGATCCGCCGGGAAAGCCCCACAGCGGGGCAGTTGCTGCGCAAGCTCGGCGCGGGTGGGCATCGTTTGCTGGTGGGGACGCCCAGGCAGATCGTCGAGGAGATGGCATGCTGGTTCGAAGAGGGCGCCGCGGATGGGTTCAACCTGCTCTTCACCCATCTGCCGGGCGGCCTGGATGATTTTGTCGAGTGGGTGATTCCCGAGTTGCAACGCCTGGGGTTGTTCAGGCGCGAGTACGAGGGGCGAACGCTGCGCGAGAACCTGGAGCTTTCCTACGTGGCCAACCGTTTTTTCCCGTAA
- a CDS encoding GNAT family N-acetyltransferase, protein MTSTNVLHKSVSTPADIETRTDAFDYRPGHINDIPRLAQLFQMVYGQTTHPCQSPAYIRSSMDSGQQQWFVAELDSFLVGCCCVARRPWNQSWEMSHGVVHPAARRTGAISNLVRLGLERHRPHAMELGFYVTRNIASHALMKKIKPGVLVGHDGGPDKVDGIREYHLTALLPPAQEGFMHVTPGYAHTGAGGPIIAKLYDALRLTPQPGCYPATCVSGPPGAEVHGPLRFNHDPDANALMVSGLVGDNPTQQVALQALAALLQRHPQVQYFSVHILADKLELLVGLVGLGFAITAYLPAWHLEGGVRYDCILLVFEVFADAPRSHGFDDEVAFFDQAYAKLADSLCGIALQ, encoded by the coding sequence ATGACCTCGACAAACGTGCTGCATAAGTCCGTGTCCACTCCCGCGGATATCGAGACACGTACTGACGCTTTTGATTACCGCCCAGGCCATATCAACGATATTCCGCGACTGGCCCAGTTGTTCCAGATGGTCTACGGGCAAACTACCCACCCCTGCCAAAGCCCGGCCTATATCCGCAGCTCCATGGACTCCGGGCAGCAGCAATGGTTCGTCGCCGAACTCGACAGCTTTCTTGTCGGTTGCTGTTGCGTCGCCCGACGGCCGTGGAACCAGTCCTGGGAAATGTCCCATGGCGTCGTCCACCCGGCCGCGCGCAGAACCGGTGCGATTTCCAACCTGGTCAGACTGGGGCTCGAGCGCCATCGGCCGCACGCCATGGAGCTGGGGTTCTATGTCACGCGCAATATCGCCAGCCATGCCTTGATGAAGAAGATCAAACCGGGCGTGCTGGTGGGGCATGACGGTGGGCCGGACAAGGTCGACGGCATCAGGGAATACCACCTGACCGCCCTGCTCCCTCCGGCGCAGGAAGGTTTCATGCATGTCACGCCTGGGTATGCGCACACCGGTGCAGGCGGCCCGATCATCGCCAAGCTGTATGACGCACTGCGGCTCACCCCACAGCCCGGTTGCTATCCGGCCACCTGCGTGAGCGGCCCACCCGGTGCCGAAGTCCATGGCCCGTTGCGCTTCAACCATGACCCGGACGCCAACGCTCTGATGGTGTCCGGTCTTGTCGGCGACAACCCGACGCAGCAAGTTGCGCTGCAAGCACTCGCCGCCCTCCTCCAGCGCCATCCCCAGGTGCAGTACTTCAGCGTGCATATCCTCGCCGACAAGCTGGAACTGCTCGTCGGCCTGGTGGGCCTGGGCTTTGCGATCACTGCCTACCTGCCGGCCTGGCACCTGGAGGGTGGTGTTCGCTACGACTGCATCCTGCTGGTCTTCGAAGTGTTCGCCGACGCCCCTCGCAGCCATGGCTTCGATGATGAGGTGGCGTTCTTCGACCAGGCCTACGCGAAGTTGGCCGACAGCCTCTGCGGCATCGCCCTGCAATGA
- a CDS encoding TonB-dependent receptor plug domain-containing protein, with translation MPKNFVLSPLSAALALALSSEALAATDPALSTVLVTGVRGSQERTVTDSPVPVDVISGEQLRTSGQNGLKDMLTRLLPSFNAPTINGGGTAFLVRGISMRGLGGDQVLILVNGKRRHNTAMINNNARVGTAAVPVDLDLIPTAAIERIEVLRDGAAAQYGSDAIAGVINIILKQDAEGISSDSSVGQYYSGDGTSGHEAANAGFALGEGGFLNLSFDAKLQEPYDRAGAVRGNFTTLANGQPDPRLTERHGWGEEYGLGRDRTYSGAYNLELPLGDELKLYSFSTLSYRDGKKVLGHRAPTDITATNWLPNPPYPKGGQATREVEETDYQFLAGLKGLAANWDWDLSTTYGRDKAKLYTDNNLNLSNDPLLSQRRFHLTDEIFDQWTTNLDFSRALDIGWSAPLETSFGVEYRWEKYELTEGEPNSYNYGDYVIPSGPLAGRRPDPGLFSVNGTTPEDAGQMIRHSGAAYVDFGLNITPQWYSAFALRYERYNQDVGETLSGKFTTRYEFAPGYAVRAAVSNGFRAPSLAQNVFSSTSSVTIFGAGGATSTARTKQMRPGSPEAIALGAKTLEPETSRNYSLGFTAEPTERLRLTADFYLIDIDDRILQTGVLTGPAVSNILVANGLSPSLSGQYFANAADTRTKGVDLVAEYRQPLAEYGTVRWSLAYNHNKTTIRDLADTPASLSGLGAGYVLFDRQQQIDLTKATPKDKWIVNSNYKVDDWTVNLTLTRYGEYTEGSNIPANDRTYSAKWITDLDVAYDLTQNITVAVGANNLFDKYPDKIGIVPWAGTYEYGMFSPYGLGGGYYYGRVSVAF, from the coding sequence ATGCCAAAGAACTTCGTGCTTTCGCCCCTGAGCGCCGCCCTGGCGCTGGCCCTGTCCAGCGAAGCCCTCGCCGCCACCGACCCGGCGCTGTCCACCGTGCTGGTGACCGGTGTGCGCGGCAGCCAGGAGCGTACCGTCACCGACAGCCCGGTGCCGGTGGACGTCATCTCCGGCGAGCAGTTGCGCACCAGCGGCCAGAATGGCCTGAAGGACATGCTCACGCGCCTGCTGCCCTCGTTCAACGCGCCGACCATCAACGGTGGTGGTACCGCATTCCTGGTGCGCGGCATCAGCATGCGCGGGTTGGGCGGTGACCAAGTGCTGATCCTGGTCAACGGCAAGCGCCGGCACAACACGGCGATGATCAACAACAACGCCCGGGTGGGCACCGCAGCAGTACCGGTGGACCTGGACCTGATCCCCACGGCGGCGATCGAACGCATCGAGGTGCTGCGCGACGGTGCCGCCGCCCAGTACGGCTCCGACGCCATCGCCGGGGTGATCAACATCATTCTCAAGCAGGACGCCGAGGGCATCAGTTCCGACAGCTCGGTGGGCCAGTACTACAGCGGCGACGGCACCAGCGGCCACGAAGCCGCCAATGCCGGTTTCGCCTTGGGCGAGGGTGGTTTTCTCAATCTATCCTTCGACGCCAAGCTGCAGGAGCCCTACGACCGCGCTGGCGCTGTGCGCGGCAACTTCACCACCCTGGCCAACGGCCAGCCGGACCCGCGCCTGACCGAACGCCATGGTTGGGGCGAGGAGTACGGCCTGGGCCGCGACCGTACCTACAGCGGCGCCTACAACCTGGAGCTGCCACTGGGCGACGAGCTGAAACTCTATTCGTTCTCCACCCTCAGCTACCGCGATGGCAAGAAGGTGCTCGGCCATCGCGCCCCCACCGACATCACCGCCACCAACTGGCTGCCCAATCCGCCGTACCCCAAGGGCGGCCAGGCCACCCGCGAAGTGGAGGAGACCGACTACCAGTTCCTCGCCGGCCTCAAGGGCTTGGCGGCCAACTGGGACTGGGACCTGTCCACCACCTACGGCCGCGACAAGGCCAAGCTGTACACCGACAACAACCTCAACCTGTCCAACGACCCGCTGCTGAGCCAGCGACGCTTCCACCTGACCGACGAGATCTTCGACCAGTGGACCACCAACCTGGACTTCAGCCGCGCCCTGGACATTGGCTGGAGCGCACCATTGGAGACTTCGTTTGGGGTCGAATATCGCTGGGAGAAGTACGAACTCACCGAAGGCGAACCCAATTCCTATAACTACGGCGACTACGTGATCCCCAGTGGCCCCCTGGCCGGCAGGCGCCCGGACCCGGGGCTGTTCTCGGTCAACGGCACCACGCCCGAGGATGCCGGGCAGATGATCCGCCACAGTGGCGCGGCGTATGTGGATTTCGGCCTGAACATCACGCCGCAGTGGTACAGCGCCTTCGCCCTGCGCTACGAGCGCTACAACCAGGACGTCGGCGAAACCCTCAGCGGCAAGTTCACCACCCGCTACGAATTCGCCCCGGGCTATGCAGTACGGGCGGCGGTGAGCAATGGCTTCCGTGCCCCATCGCTGGCGCAGAACGTGTTCTCCTCGACCAGTTCGGTGACGATCTTCGGTGCCGGCGGCGCCACCAGCACCGCGCGCACCAAGCAGATGCGCCCCGGCTCGCCCGAGGCCATCGCGCTCGGCGCCAAGACCCTGGAGCCGGAAACCTCGCGCAACTACAGCCTGGGCTTCACCGCCGAGCCCACCGAGCGCCTGCGCCTGACCGCCGACTTCTACCTGATCGACATCGACGACCGCATATTGCAAACCGGCGTGCTCACCGGCCCCGCGGTGTCGAACATCCTGGTGGCCAACGGGTTGTCGCCGAGCCTGTCCGGACAATACTTCGCCAACGCTGCCGATACCCGCACCAAAGGCGTCGACCTGGTGGCCGAGTACCGCCAGCCGCTGGCCGAATACGGCACCGTACGCTGGAGCCTGGCCTACAACCACAACAAGACCACCATCCGCGACCTCGCCGACACCCCGGCCAGCCTGTCCGGCCTGGGGGCCGGCTATGTGCTGTTCGACCGCCAGCAGCAGATCGACCTGACCAAGGCTACGCCCAAGGACAAGTGGATCGTCAACAGCAACTACAAGGTCGACGACTGGACGGTGAACCTCACCTTGACCCGCTACGGCGAGTACACCGAAGGCTCGAACATCCCGGCCAACGACCGCACCTACAGCGCCAAATGGATCACCGACCTCGACGTGGCCTACGACCTGACGCAGAACATCACCGTGGCGGTCGGCGCCAACAACCTGTTCGACAAGTACCCGGACAAGATCGGCATCGTGCCGTGGGCGGGCACCTATGAGTACGGGATGTTTTCGCCCTATGGCTTGGGTGGCGGTTACTACTATGGCCGCGTGAGCGTGGCGTTCTGA
- a CDS encoding tRNA-dependent cyclodipeptide synthase, translating to MSNVEAINLKAYFNKGGEELDFTGKRCVLAVSVGQEYHEEQKLSSTVHLINKSGFSQVKVVVADTLQRHNKHGKSPGEALSAAIRDGDAWLARNRKYLAGLEAPVSISRWNQELASDRYADLRQQVNQLYRESEDLRGAIETTIGVFTERLRLRDPDADLERAAAQCREYILEEVPIILPQWAQEGYDYVIYPQQMTHAMATARRLLIEPHSPDRVHWLPLKFKKRGIPIPFTTPGAVHPAWAGSAIAI from the coding sequence ATGAGCAATGTGGAAGCGATCAACCTCAAAGCCTATTTCAACAAGGGTGGCGAAGAACTGGACTTCACCGGCAAACGCTGCGTGCTGGCCGTCAGCGTCGGCCAGGAGTACCACGAGGAGCAGAAGCTCAGCTCCACCGTGCACCTGATCAACAAGTCCGGTTTCAGCCAGGTGAAAGTCGTGGTGGCCGACACCCTGCAGCGCCACAACAAACATGGCAAGTCACCGGGCGAGGCACTGTCGGCGGCGATCCGCGACGGTGATGCCTGGCTGGCGCGCAACCGCAAGTACCTGGCCGGGCTGGAGGCGCCGGTGAGCATCAGCCGTTGGAACCAGGAGCTGGCTTCGGACCGTTACGCCGACCTGCGCCAACAGGTCAACCAGCTGTACCGCGAAAGCGAGGACTTGCGCGGCGCCATCGAAACCACCATTGGCGTGTTCACCGAACGGCTACGATTGCGTGACCCCGACGCCGACCTGGAGCGTGCCGCCGCGCAATGCCGCGAGTACATCCTCGAGGAAGTGCCGATCATCCTCCCGCAGTGGGCGCAGGAGGGCTACGACTACGTGATCTACCCGCAGCAGATGACCCACGCCATGGCCACGGCGCGGCGCCTGTTGATCGAACCGCACAGCCCGGACCGGGTGCACTGGCTGCCGCTGAAGTTCAAGAAACGCGGCATCCCGATTCCCTTCACCACGCCAGGCGCGGTGCATCCGGCCTGGGCCGGCAGCGCCATCGCCATCTGA
- a CDS encoding DHA2 family efflux MFS transporter permease subunit: MGVFAQQQRKWWALLGVSIASFLGCVDFTIVNTALPAVQAELGASVGSLQWVINGFILALSSTMVLVGRLADLHGRRRVLNIGLLVFGLASLAAGLASSIDALVAARVAQGLACAVLYTASGAIVAATFASEEQGKAFGVLFGVNGIGLAVGPVLGGVITSALGWQWIFLVNVPFVLLSLAIIALAADESRAEQDGARLDWFGAVLLLVGLPSLVLVIVQGATWGWVSTNTLVLLGLALVALCAFGVVELRVRAPIVDLRLFANRRFVAAVTASFGLALFYCVAFFVMPLYLALIRGESVQASGLLLLPTTLGVAVLSPVVGRLVDRKGPALLVQAGLLLFVLSAALQAAFGEHTSLVYLLGAFAVMGLGWACILGPSTVLGISSVPQQVSSVAMGSLMTLHNVGGGLGLAVGVGLYREIATRALSSASGVPAQTDWLALAAAAPEQGAVLLAEHLGQGGDVLRGWVQAAFLQGYQAVMVFLAGGLLLAWAGVTLLLRARVAAAANQEPSHGEA, translated from the coding sequence ATGGGCGTTTTTGCGCAACAGCAACGCAAATGGTGGGCCTTGCTTGGTGTAAGCATCGCCAGCTTTCTCGGGTGCGTGGACTTCACCATCGTCAACACCGCGCTGCCGGCCGTGCAGGCCGAGCTCGGTGCGTCGGTGGGCAGCCTGCAGTGGGTGATCAACGGTTTCATCCTGGCGCTGTCCAGCACCATGGTGCTGGTGGGGCGCCTGGCTGACCTGCACGGCCGCAGGCGGGTGCTGAACATCGGCTTGCTGGTGTTCGGCCTGGCGTCACTGGCGGCGGGGCTGGCGTCGAGCATCGATGCGCTGGTCGCGGCGCGGGTGGCACAAGGGCTGGCCTGCGCGGTGCTCTACACCGCTTCGGGGGCTATCGTCGCGGCGACCTTCGCCAGCGAGGAGCAGGGCAAGGCGTTCGGCGTGCTGTTCGGGGTGAACGGTATCGGGCTGGCAGTGGGGCCGGTGCTGGGCGGGGTGATCACCAGTGCGCTGGGTTGGCAATGGATCTTCCTGGTGAACGTACCCTTCGTCCTGCTGAGCCTGGCGATCATCGCACTGGCGGCGGACGAGTCGCGGGCCGAGCAGGACGGGGCGCGGCTCGACTGGTTTGGCGCGGTGCTGCTTTTGGTGGGGTTGCCGAGCCTGGTACTGGTGATCGTCCAGGGCGCGACCTGGGGCTGGGTCTCGACAAACACCCTGGTGCTGCTCGGCCTGGCGCTTGTGGCGCTGTGCGCATTCGGGGTGGTCGAGTTGCGGGTGAGGGCGCCGATCGTGGACTTGCGCCTGTTCGCCAACCGGCGTTTCGTCGCGGCGGTGACGGCCAGCTTCGGTCTTGCGCTGTTCTATTGCGTGGCGTTCTTCGTGATGCCACTGTACCTGGCGTTGATCCGCGGTGAAAGCGTGCAGGCCAGCGGGCTGCTGCTATTGCCGACGACGCTGGGGGTGGCGGTGCTTTCGCCTGTGGTCGGCCGCCTGGTGGACCGCAAGGGGCCGGCGTTGCTGGTCCAGGCGGGATTGCTGTTGTTCGTGCTTTCCGCGGCGCTGCAGGCGGCGTTCGGCGAACACACGTCCCTGGTGTATCTGCTCGGCGCCTTCGCCGTGATGGGGTTGGGCTGGGCCTGCATACTCGGCCCCTCGACGGTGCTGGGGATTTCCTCCGTGCCGCAGCAGGTGAGCTCGGTGGCCATGGGCTCGCTGATGACCTTGCACAATGTCGGCGGTGGGCTGGGGCTGGCGGTGGGCGTCGGGCTGTATCGCGAAATCGCGACCCGAGCACTGTCCAGCGCCAGTGGTGTGCCTGCGCAGACCGACTGGCTGGCGCTTGCGGCTGCGGCGCCGGAGCAGGGCGCGGTACTGCTGGCCGAGCACCTGGGGCAGGGGGGTGATGTGCTGCGAGGCTGGGTACAGGCTGCATTCCTCCAGGGTTACCAGGCTGTGATGGTGTTCCTCGCCGGCGGGCTGCTGCTGGCCTGGGCAGGGGTGACCCTGTTGCTGCGCGCACGCGTTGCCGCTGCCGCCAATCAGGAGCCCAGCCATGGCGAGGCGTGA
- a CDS encoding fatty acid desaturase family protein encodes MTKDQWLVVRKQIPDGAKEPWTVMLWVADLLLLVLAWNFWLSESTALQVLGLLVAGLATVQLYLILHEALHGATSDNRRLNDIIGHFNGWLIALPFLVRRRFHMAHHTWTAHPLNDPENRGMIERFAVMTKKQERTLEFMWKHWLPMIAVNHFLLNWRAPFIARAQGDDSPRILKEIRFARLYLVGYGVVAAIAWAFGHLADLALFYLIIWLFLALIVELVNLPHHAEAPLLAKDGERLQFWEQDRVSHDCKSVPVWSRFVILNFNLHIVHHAFPSVPWYRLPEAHRMLHEQDGSPAASQLNEWDFSRKNRRRPLLKLMGHFFDHRA; translated from the coding sequence ATGACGAAAGACCAATGGCTAGTCGTACGCAAGCAGATCCCCGACGGCGCGAAAGAGCCCTGGACCGTGATGCTGTGGGTCGCCGACCTGTTGTTGCTGGTGCTGGCGTGGAACTTCTGGCTGAGTGAATCCACCGCGTTGCAGGTACTGGGCCTGCTGGTCGCGGGCCTGGCCACTGTGCAGTTGTACCTGATCCTGCACGAAGCACTGCATGGCGCGACCTCGGACAATCGTCGGCTCAACGACATCATCGGCCATTTCAACGGCTGGTTGATCGCCCTGCCGTTCTTGGTCCGTCGGCGCTTCCACATGGCCCACCACACCTGGACCGCGCACCCGCTCAACGACCCGGAGAACCGCGGGATGATCGAGCGGTTCGCGGTCATGACCAAGAAACAGGAGCGCACCCTGGAGTTCATGTGGAAGCACTGGCTGCCAATGATCGCCGTCAACCATTTCCTGCTGAACTGGCGTGCGCCGTTCATTGCCCGGGCCCAGGGCGACGACTCGCCGCGCATCCTCAAGGAGATTCGTTTCGCCCGCCTGTACCTGGTGGGTTACGGGGTGGTGGCGGCTATTGCCTGGGCCTTTGGTCACCTGGCGGACTTGGCATTGTTTTACCTGATCATCTGGCTGTTCCTGGCCCTGATCGTGGAATTGGTCAACCTGCCCCACCATGCCGAGGCGCCGCTGCTGGCCAAAGATGGCGAGCGCCTGCAATTCTGGGAACAGGATCGCGTGTCGCACGATTGCAAGAGTGTGCCGGTGTGGTCGCGCTTCGTGATCCTCAACTTCAACCTGCATATCGTGCACCATGCCTTCCCCTCGGTACCTTGGTACCGGCTGCCCGAGGCACACCGGATGCTGCACGAGCAGGACGGCAGCCCGGCGGCGTCGCAGCTCAATGAGTGGGACTTTTCCAGGAAGAATCGTCGCAGGCCGCTGCTGAAACTGATGGGGCATTTTTTCGATCATCGCGCCTGA
- a CDS encoding 2OG-Fe(II) oxygenase, protein MLTITTVEDLTAAQLQDVIAARTLGIQIKGFASADTVALALERLSHHELRGAFSEQTEFVRLGKAYIEIKDAASRAEYHGQAIANIRKIRGAFGPLASPIDQLRLLLDEVWPKGARLLDVNGEKCFVGIARFQGNNVDLTPHTDDLARNAPQDHQPRLLTQLSTNIYLQIPDDGGELEIWNLHPDEAEYDRLRGERAYGIERHLLPPPDLVVKPEPGDLIFLNPRLIHAVRPSATSTRVTLGVFIGYFGDDQPLAYWS, encoded by the coding sequence ATGCTGACCATCACCACGGTCGAGGATCTGACCGCTGCTCAATTACAAGATGTCATTGCTGCCCGCACCCTGGGCATCCAGATCAAAGGCTTCGCTTCGGCCGACACCGTGGCCCTGGCGCTGGAGCGCCTGAGCCACCACGAACTGCGTGGCGCCTTCAGTGAGCAGACCGAGTTCGTGCGCCTGGGCAAGGCCTACATCGAAATCAAGGACGCGGCCAGTCGCGCCGAGTACCACGGCCAGGCCATCGCCAACATCCGCAAGATCCGCGGCGCCTTCGGCCCGCTGGCATCGCCCATCGACCAGTTGCGCCTGCTGCTCGACGAGGTCTGGCCCAAGGGTGCGCGGCTGCTGGATGTGAACGGCGAGAAGTGCTTCGTCGGCATCGCCCGCTTCCAGGGCAACAATGTCGACCTCACGCCCCACACCGACGACCTGGCGCGCAACGCCCCCCAGGACCATCAACCGCGCTTGCTGACCCAGCTGTCCACCAACATCTACCTGCAGATCCCGGACGACGGCGGCGAGCTGGAAATCTGGAACCTGCACCCCGACGAAGCGGAGTACGACCGCCTGCGCGGCGAGCGTGCCTACGGCATCGAGCGCCACCTGTTGCCGCCGCCGGACCTGGTGGTCAAGCCAGAGCCCGGCGACCTGATCTTCCTCAACCCGCGGCTGATCCACGCGGTGCGCCCCTCGGCCACCAGCACCCGGGTCACCCTCGGCGTATTCATCGGTTATTTCGGCGACGACCAGCCTTTGGCCTACTGGAGCTAA
- a CDS encoding aliphatic sulfonate ABC transporter substrate-binding protein, giving the protein MLGLAHAEETLRVSSQKNSLQVLLQAAGELDNVPYPLEFASFGAAAPTAEALAAGAVDIGTLGTAPFVFATAAGAELKAIGVVRLQVTPTAVAIIVPQGSPLIDANALVGSRITTTRGSIGHYLALAALRATGHSGRDTTFVFLQPGESRTLLANGGADAWATWDPYTSMAQMEGGTRVLVSGEGLFAGNMLLVANTEAIRDKPRQLRDFLQRLGRAWAWANANVEQFSAIQARQSGLPLEVHLRSNRYSRPRRVDVDDGLVQDLADTARLYQDEGVISPGFSAEQRVDRQFNEMNGGQ; this is encoded by the coding sequence ATGCTGGGTTTGGCACACGCAGAAGAAACACTGCGTGTATCCAGCCAGAAGAACTCGCTGCAAGTGCTATTGCAGGCAGCCGGCGAGCTCGACAACGTGCCATACCCGCTCGAGTTCGCCTCGTTCGGCGCCGCCGCGCCCACCGCCGAGGCCTTGGCGGCCGGCGCGGTGGATATCGGCACCCTGGGCACCGCGCCATTCGTGTTCGCCACTGCGGCCGGCGCCGAACTCAAGGCCATCGGCGTGGTGCGCCTGCAGGTCACGCCCACGGCGGTGGCGATCATCGTCCCGCAGGGTTCGCCGCTGATCGATGCCAATGCGCTGGTCGGTAGCCGGATCACCACCACGCGCGGGTCCATCGGGCATTACCTGGCCCTGGCGGCACTACGTGCTACGGGGCACAGCGGCCGTGACACCACCTTCGTCTTCCTGCAGCCCGGCGAGTCACGCACCTTGCTGGCCAACGGCGGCGCCGATGCCTGGGCGACCTGGGACCCGTACACCAGCATGGCGCAGATGGAGGGCGGTACGCGGGTGTTGGTCAGCGGCGAGGGGCTGTTCGCCGGCAACATGTTGCTGGTGGCCAATACCGAGGCGATCCGCGACAAGCCCAGGCAATTGCGCGACTTCCTGCAAAGGCTCGGGCGTGCCTGGGCCTGGGCCAACGCCAATGTCGAGCAGTTCTCGGCCATCCAGGCTCGCCAGAGCGGTTTGCCGCTGGAAGTCCACCTGCGTTCCAACCGCTATTCCCGACCGCGCAGGGTGGACGTGGACGACGGATTGGTCCAGGACCTGGCCGATACCGCTCGGCTGTACCAGGACGAAGGCGTCATCAGCCCAGGATTCAGCGCCGAGCAACGGGTGGACAGGCAGTTCAACGAAATGAACGGCGGGCAGTGA